In the Victivallis sp. Marseille-Q1083 genome, one interval contains:
- a CDS encoding D-alanine--D-alanine ligase, whose protein sequence is MRNTELSAMITELERQLPELPLKYMVSWREITTLGVGSEIPVVAEPTDDIMLARLLAFCRERTLPVLLVGGGSNLVGCDAEFAGIVVRLRQNDFVRLRFGRNHVTVGGGVRLADLVNSCARHGFGALAPLVGIPGTVGGALRMNAGAHDVTLSEFVIELFGWHLDGTPWTAVREDIQWRYRASSLPEDVVITGAILRLDSGIDKEAARKVSYYLDLRRQHEPRGRSAGCAFRNIAPDEPAGRLIDRCGLKGAVSGGAGISDKHANYLMNGGEASENDVVELLSRVRREVAAQTGLYLVPEYCFADPAALRRVLAAAMPPRVAVLKGGDSSEREVSLRSGAAVAQALRNANYPVREIDLKSCEVLPEMAAAEVIFPVLHGGFGEDGSLQAVLEAAHLNFVGSGSAACRLVMDKIATKQLLETMQLPTARWATVSREHPEFPDGLQLPVMIKAPWQGSTIGIAKVEKAADWAAALEKIFVYDEVLLVEEFIAGSEITVPVVNGRVMPVVEIQSPHGFYDYDAKYVYQNGKTNYFCPPRTISERTQREASAAALKFYVAAGCRDLLRVDFMVDAAGNSFMLEGNALPGFTATSLVPKAAQVAGMSFERLCASLVQAARQRA, encoded by the coding sequence GGAGCGGACGCTGCCGGTGCTGTTGGTCGGCGGCGGTTCCAATCTGGTCGGTTGCGATGCGGAATTTGCCGGTATCGTCGTCCGGTTGCGGCAGAACGACTTCGTCCGGCTGCGTTTCGGGCGCAATCATGTGACGGTCGGCGGCGGCGTGCGGCTGGCCGATCTGGTCAACAGTTGCGCGCGGCACGGTTTCGGTGCGCTGGCGCCGCTGGTCGGGATTCCCGGCACGGTCGGGGGCGCGTTGCGGATGAATGCCGGAGCGCATGACGTGACGTTGAGTGAATTTGTCATCGAGCTGTTCGGCTGGCATCTGGACGGAACGCCGTGGACGGCGGTGCGGGAGGATATCCAGTGGCGTTATCGCGCCAGTTCGCTGCCGGAGGATGTGGTGATCACCGGCGCGATCCTCCGCCTGGATTCCGGCATCGACAAGGAGGCCGCCCGGAAGGTATCCTATTATCTGGATCTGCGGCGGCAGCACGAACCGCGCGGCCGCAGCGCCGGATGTGCGTTCCGGAATATCGCGCCGGACGAACCGGCCGGCCGGCTGATCGACCGCTGCGGCCTCAAAGGCGCCGTTTCCGGCGGTGCCGGAATCAGCGACAAGCATGCCAATTATCTGATGAACGGCGGAGAGGCCAGTGAGAACGATGTCGTCGAGCTGCTGTCCCGGGTGCGGCGGGAAGTGGCGGCGCAGACCGGTTTGTACCTGGTGCCGGAGTACTGTTTCGCCGATCCGGCCGCGTTGCGCCGGGTGCTTGCCGCGGCGATGCCGCCCCGGGTGGCGGTGTTGAAAGGCGGCGACAGCAGCGAACGGGAAGTGTCGCTGCGTTCCGGCGCGGCGGTGGCGCAGGCGCTGCGCAATGCCAATTATCCGGTGCGGGAAATCGATTTGAAGTCGTGCGAGGTACTGCCGGAGATGGCGGCCGCCGAGGTGATTTTTCCGGTATTGCACGGTGGTTTCGGAGAGGACGGCTCGTTGCAGGCCGTGCTGGAAGCGGCTCACCTGAATTTTGTCGGCAGCGGCAGCGCAGCCTGCCGGCTGGTGATGGACAAAATCGCCACCAAGCAATTGCTGGAGACGATGCAATTGCCGACGGCGCGCTGGGCGACCGTCAGCCGCGAACATCCGGAGTTTCCGGACGGTCTGCAGTTGCCGGTGATGATCAAAGCGCCATGGCAGGGATCGACGATCGGCATTGCCAAGGTGGAAAAAGCGGCCGACTGGGCGGCGGCGCTGGAAAAGATTTTCGTTTATGACGAGGTGTTGCTGGTCGAAGAGTTCATCGCCGGCAGCGAGATCACCGTGCCGGTCGTCAACGGCCGGGTGATGCCGGTGGTGGAGATCCAGAGTCCGCACGGTTTTTACGATTACGATGCGAAATATGTTTATCAGAACGGCAAAACGAACTATTTCTGTCCGCCCCGGACCATCTCGGAGCGGACCCAGCGCGAAGCGTCCGCCGCGGCGTTGAAATTCTACGTAGCGGCCGGTTGCCGGGACTTGTTGCGGGTGGATTTCATGGTGGACGCTGCCGGAAACAGCTTTATGCTGGAAGGCAACGCGCTGCCGGGCTTCACGGCGACCAGCCTGGTGCCGAAAGCGGCGCAGGTGGCCGGCATGTCCTTCGAAAGGCTGTGCGCGTCGCTGGTCCAAGCGGCGCGGCAGCGGGCGTGA
- a CDS encoding carbamoyltransferase has product MNILGISAYYHDSAAALLCDGVVVAAAQEERFSRRKQDASFPSRAVDFCLKQAGLAVSELDYVVFYEKPLQKFDRLLETYLAFAPRGFASFSRAIPQWLKQKLFLRRDIRHRLGRDFRGKLLFTEHHQSHAASAFYPSPFERAAVLTVDGVGEWATASIGVGNGRRLELYEQMNFPHSLGLLYSAFTGYCGFRVNSGEYKLMGLAPYGRPVYAGLIREKLVRIFDDGSIQLNLKYFNYCTGLTMTSPAFDRLFGGPARRPESPLTGREMDLAASIQSVTEEIILKMARHVRRLTGEENLCLAGGVALNCSANGRLAREKIFERIWIQPASGDAGGALGAAWFVWHQLLGRERVTTGGDRQQGSLLGPAYSAAEIGALLKRRQMVYEEFDSEPALLAACAALLREEKVVGWFQGRMEFGPRALGCRSILGDPRSEKMQAQMNLKIKFRESFRPFAPSVLAERAAEYFDFAGESPYMLMVAPLAANHRRKLTAAEEAVMGDDPDLNRRLQIRRSDLPAVTHIDYSARLQTVDETRHGRYRRLLEAFAGLTGCPVLINTSFNIRGEPIVNTPEEALHCFLNTDMDVLVLENFLLRKERQQVRADSVAYRREFRLD; this is encoded by the coding sequence GTGAACATTCTTGGAATTTCTGCCTATTATCATGATTCGGCAGCCGCTTTGCTTTGCGACGGCGTCGTCGTTGCGGCGGCCCAGGAGGAGCGTTTTTCTCGGCGCAAACAGGATGCGTCGTTTCCGTCGCGGGCGGTGGATTTTTGTCTGAAACAGGCCGGGCTTGCGGTCAGTGAGCTGGATTATGTCGTCTTCTACGAGAAACCGCTGCAGAAATTCGACCGACTGCTGGAAACTTACCTGGCCTTTGCGCCGCGCGGTTTCGCCTCGTTCAGCCGGGCGATACCGCAGTGGCTGAAGCAGAAGCTTTTTCTGCGCCGTGATATCCGGCACCGGCTGGGCCGGGATTTCCGGGGGAAATTGCTGTTTACGGAGCATCATCAGTCGCATGCGGCCTCGGCGTTTTATCCGTCGCCGTTTGAGCGGGCGGCGGTTTTGACGGTGGACGGGGTCGGCGAGTGGGCGACTGCCAGCATCGGCGTCGGAAACGGCCGCCGGCTGGAATTGTATGAACAGATGAATTTTCCGCATTCGCTTGGCTTGTTGTATTCCGCCTTTACCGGTTATTGCGGTTTCCGGGTCAATTCCGGCGAATACAAGCTGATGGGGCTGGCGCCTTACGGCCGGCCGGTGTATGCCGGGCTGATCCGGGAAAAATTGGTGCGGATTTTCGATGACGGTTCGATTCAACTGAATCTGAAATATTTCAACTACTGTACCGGTCTGACGATGACTTCACCTGCCTTTGACCGTCTGTTCGGCGGCCCGGCCCGGCGGCCCGAATCGCCGTTGACCGGACGAGAAATGGATCTGGCCGCGTCGATTCAATCGGTTACGGAAGAGATCATCCTGAAGATGGCGCGCCATGTCCGGCGGTTGACCGGAGAGGAGAACTTGTGTCTTGCCGGCGGCGTGGCACTGAACTGTTCCGCCAACGGCCGGTTGGCGCGGGAAAAAATCTTCGAGCGGATTTGGATACAGCCGGCTTCCGGCGATGCCGGCGGCGCGCTGGGGGCCGCTTGGTTTGTCTGGCATCAACTGCTCGGCCGGGAGCGGGTAACGACCGGCGGCGATCGCCAGCAGGGATCCTTGCTCGGTCCGGCCTACTCGGCGGCGGAGATCGGCGCTTTGCTGAAGCGGCGGCAAATGGTTTATGAAGAATTCGATTCCGAACCGGCTTTGCTGGCCGCTTGCGCCGCATTGCTCCGGGAAGAGAAGGTGGTCGGCTGGTTTCAGGGACGTATGGAATTCGGGCCGCGGGCCTTGGGGTGCCGCAGCATTCTGGGCGACCCGCGCAGCGAGAAAATGCAGGCGCAGATGAATTTGAAAATCAAATTCCGCGAATCTTTCCGGCCGTTTGCTCCGTCGGTTCTGGCGGAACGCGCTGCCGAATATTTCGATTTTGCCGGCGAATCTCCCTATATGCTGATGGTGGCGCCGCTGGCGGCAAACCACCGGCGCAAATTGACGGCGGCGGAAGAGGCGGTGATGGGCGATGACCCGGATCTGAACCGCCGGCTTCAAATCAGGCGTTCCGATTTGCCGGCGGTCACTCATATCGATTATTCAGCCCGGCTGCAGACGGTGGATGAAACGCGTCACGGCCGTTACCGGCGGCTGCTCGAAGCATTCGCCGGTTTGACCGGTTGTCCGGTGCTGATCAATACCAGTTTCAATATCCGGGGAGAGCCGATCGTCAACACGCCGGAGGAGGCGCTCCACTGTTTTTTGAATACCGACATGGATGTGCTGGTGCTGGAAAATTTCCTGCTGCGCAAGGAGCGGCAGCAGGTCCGGGCCGACAGCGTCGCTTACCGGCGGGAATTCCGATTGGATTAG
- a CDS encoding DUF5989 family protein, with amino-acid sequence MKQEKQHSSGDEFERLEHHGTVVGELWELIRENKKYWLIPLLVILLLLGLLIFLGSTGAGPFLYTLF; translated from the coding sequence ATGAAACAGGAGAAACAGCACTCTTCCGGCGATGAGTTTGAGCGGTTGGAACATCATGGAACAGTAGTCGGCGAACTTTGGGAACTGATCCGGGAAAACAAGAAGTACTGGCTGATTCCGCTGCTCGTCATCCTGTTGCTGCTGGGCTTGCTGATTTTTCTCGGCAGCACGGGAGCCGGGCCGTTTCTTTACACCTTGTTTTGA